A window of the Brassica napus cultivar Da-Ae chromosome C5, Da-Ae, whole genome shotgun sequence genome harbors these coding sequences:
- the LOC106370062 gene encoding NDR1/HIN1-like protein 6: MDQKRPTDEEMAAEKPLKPVLQKPPGFRDEQNPPTTEPPSGTAPHPRRRPRPIHPVSLYPEKKRRWSRCRVFCCCFCIFLAVILLLLLIAGAVFFLWYSPKLPVVRLASFRTSSFNFSSGKTDDGWSFLTADAATMLDFRNPNGKLGLFYGDADVAVILGEKDFETNLGSTKVKGFVQKPGNRTAVIIRTRVRTQQVDDPTAKRLRAELKSKKLLVKVSAKTKVGLAVGSRRIVTVGVSLKCGGVRLQTLDSQMAKCTITVLKWIKLRS; the protein is encoded by the exons ATGGACCAAAAGCGGCCAACCGATGAGGAAATGGCGGCGGAGAAACCGTTAAAACCGGTACTCCAGAAACCTCCAGGGTTCCGTGATGAGCAGAACCCACCAACAACGGAACCGCCGTCGGGAACAGCACCGCATCCACGCCGTCGGCCGAGGCCTATCCATCCGGTGTCACTCTACCCCGAGAAGAAACGTCGCTGGAGCCGCTGCCGCGTTTTCTGCTGTTGCTTCTGTATATTCCTCGCCGtgattcttctcctcctcctcatcgCCGGCgctgtttttttcctttggtaCAGCCCTAAACTCCCCGTGGTCCGCCTTGCCTCTTTCAGAACCAGCAGCTTCAACTTTTCTAGCGGAAAAACCGACGACGGTTGGTCGTTTCTGACGGCGGACGCGGCGACGATGCTCGACTTCAGAAACCCTAACGGTAAGCTGGGGCTTTTCTACGGAGATGCTGACGTGGCGGTGATCCTCGGAGAGAAAGACTTTGAGACCAATTTGGGGTCAACCAAAGTCAAAGGCTTTGTTCAGAAGCCAGGGAATCGGACGGCAGTGATCATCAGGACGAGAGTGAGGACACAACAGGTGGATGATCCGACGGCGAAGAGGCTACGGGCAGAGCTGAAGAGTAAAAAGTTGCTGGTGAAGGTGTCGGCTAAGACGAAGGTTGGATTGGCTGTGGGCAGTCGCAGGATTGTTACTGTGGGCGTTAGTCTCAAATGCGGTGGTGTTAGATTACAAACGCTTGATTCGCAAATGGCCAAATGCACTATCACAGTGTTGAAATG GATTAAGTTGCGGTCATGA
- the LOC106401728 gene encoding uncharacterized protein LOC106401728 has translation MRTSGSASSRSQEETRFKEEDDASPRRNRQDQNTIPIQYADQQQAELFRKLDSLKGHVLRGQDSPRASHHQPPPYYNPYPPYGMYPSPSNPPHGFPMHQSLYGHYPNQMLPRPPYPPQGHYVDIGPDILDPHLHDPRFLPGTPSRFADVPVSHHGGGAQGHHHTRWPSDINSEMGGGAQGHHHTRRPSEVNSETGGGAFARGYAQTAADSRRCHPLAGGAPFVACHNCFELLYLPRKKLLLSQAKQQQKLQCGACSEVFSFTIVDNKLVFSSSSSALQETNRARVEVEDRNAVVDDCPLKDEEHSDDEGGRSSVSSEPQKEVVKSVRRRAKAAKAPPPENSNLLELFEYSNVNRAALTYGMAQLGYNKQVSFTKQESLASETDISYNGYYNNTEDDSRISNASKEESGRRNRNNKTVANNDQYDRQLEVWVNGHLIPEDQVISAEKQAGPVQAGNYWYDYRAGFWGVMGHPCLGIIPPFIEEFSRPMADNCGAGNTGVFVNGRELHERDFELLASRGLPRGKNRSYIVDISGRVLDGDSGEELKSLGKLAPTIEKVKHGFGMRVPRYLASST, from the exons ATGAGGACAAGCGGTTCTGCTTCATCCAGAAGCCAAGAAGAAACAAGGTTTAAAGAGGAGGACGATGCTTCCCCCAGGAGAAATCGCCAGGATCAAAACACCATCCCGATTCAATACGCAGATCAACAACAAGCAGAGCTTTTTAGAAAGCTTGACTCATTAAAAGGCCACGTTCTACGTGGCCAAGATTCACCAAGAGCCTCACATCATCAGCCACCACCTTATTACAATCCATATCCTCCTTATGGAATGTATCCTTCCCCTAGTAACCCGCCTCATGGTTTCCCAATGCATCAAAGCTTGTATGGTCATTACCCAAATCAGATGCTGCCTCGTCCTCCCTATCCTCCTCAAGGACATTATGTAGACATTGGTCCTGACATACTTGACCCCCACTTACACGACCCTAGATTCCTTCCTGGTACACCGAGTAGGTTCGCTGATGTCCCTGTTTCGCACCATGGTGGTGGTGCTCAAGGCCATCATCACACGAGGTGGCCTAGTGACATTAACTCTGAAATGGGTGGCGGTGCTCAAGGCCATCATCACACGAGGCGGCCTAGTGAAGTTAACTCTGAAACGGGTGGCGGTGCTTTTGCTCGTGGGTATGCTCAAACTGCTGCTGATTCGCGTCGTTGCCATCCTCTAGCAGGAGGTGCGCCCTTTGTAGCTTGTCACAATTGCTTTGAGCTTCTCTACTTGCCTAGGAAGAAGCTTCTTCTTTCTCAGGCAAAGCAGCAACAAAAGCTGCAATGTGGTGCTTGCTCCGAGGTCTTCAGTTTCACTATTGTTGATAATAAGcttgttttctcttcttcttcttctgctcttCAGGAGACTAACCGAGCTCGTGTAGAGGTTGAAGATAGAAATGCAGTGGTAGATGATTGTCCACTTAAGGATGAGGAACACTCAGATGACGAAGGAGGAAGATCAAGCGTTTCTAGTGAACCACAAAAAGAGGTAGTCAAGTCTGTTCGCCGCAGAGCCAAAGCCGCTAAAGCTCCTCCTCCGGAAAACTCTAATCTTCTAGAGCTCTTTGAGTATTCTAACGTAAACAGAGCTGCACTCACTTATGGAATGGCTCAGTTAGGTTACAATAAGCAAGTATCCTTCACCAAAcaagaatcgttagcttctgaGACAGATATTTCTTACAATGGGTACTATAATAACACTGAGGACGATTCGAGGATCTCAAACGCCAGTAAAGAAGAGAGCGGACGTAGAAACCGAAACAATAAAACCGTAGCTAATAATGACCAATACGATAGGCAGCTAGAGGTTTGGGTGAATGGGCATCTGATACCTGAAGATCAGGTTATCAGCGCCGAGAAACAAGCTGGACCTGTTCAAGCTGGCAACTACTG GTATGACTACCGTGCTGGATTCTGGGGAGTGATGGGACACCCTTGTCTCGGTATCATACCA CCATTTATCGAAGAGTTTAGTCGTCCAATGGCAGATAACTGCGGTGCGGGGAACACGGGAGTGTTTGTGAACGGAAGAGAGCTTCACGAGAGAGATTTCGAGTTACTTGCTAGTAGAGGTCTTCCTCGAGGCAAGAACCGTTCTTACATCGTTGATATATCGGGAAGAGTTCTTGATGGAGACTCTGGTGAGGAACTTAAGAGTCTCGGCAAATTAGCTCCAAC GATTGAGAAGGTTAAGCATGGATTTGGCATGAGAGTTCCAAGATACCTAGCTTCATCAACTTGA
- the LOC106401729 gene encoding protein trichome birefringence-like 25 isoform X1, with protein sequence MDRLRSLSKSMKIEGNPFGSSHQRNQIFLKFVAFFLLVGLTYRLIITDSTDSPIAQVRTSPDPPGLTASVAQAPAPVYSPVNITTAASENASTKCDIFNGNWVPDPSGPVYTNTSCRHIQEHQNCLKNGRPDSNYLLWRWKPRDCDLPRFDPEHFLDRMRNKWWAFIGDSISRNHVQSLLCILSQVEEVEEIYHDEEYRSKIWRFPSHNFTLSVVWSPFLLKADVFENSQGVSFSDIQLHLDTLDPKWTHQYVNFDYVVISGGKWFLKTSIFHENHTVTGCHYCQGKNNLTELGYEYSYRKALRLVLDFVADPNRKAQVLLRTTTPDHFENGEWNTGGFCNRTMPFKESEGEMKSEDELMRDIELEEFRKTREEEANIALLDTTSMSLLRPDGHPGPYRYPNPFSGMKIKDPVRVQNDCLHWCLPGPIDSWNDLMVEVMLNREIENKN encoded by the exons ATGGATAGACTCAGATCACTGTCTAAGAGCATGAAGATCGAAGGAAACCCATTTGGTTCCTCTCACCAACGCAATCAGATTTTCCTCAAATTCGTCGCCTTCTTCCTCCTCGTCGGTCTCACTTACCGTCTCATCATCACCGATTCCACCGACTCTCCGATTGCACAAGTAAGAACCTCGCCGGATCCTCCCGGTCTCACTGCCTCAGTTGCTCAAGCTCCAGCCCCCGTTTATTCCCCAGTAAACATCACCACCGCTGCTTCAGAAAACG CTTCCACAAAGTGTGACATCTTTAACGGGAACTGGGTACCAGACCCATCTGGTCCTGTCTACACCAATACCTCTTGTCGGCACATCCAAGAACACCAGAACTGCTTGAAAAACGGACGCCCAGATTCGAATTACCTTCTCTGGAGATGGAAGCCTCGCGACTGCGATCTCCCCAGGTTCGATCCAGAGCACTTTCTCGACAGAATGAGGAACAAGTGGTGGGCTTTCATCGGCGACTCAATCTCCCGTAACCACGTCCAATCCCTCCTCTGCATCCTCTCTCAG GTAGAAGAGGTAGAAGAGATCTACCACGACGAGGAGTACAGATCAAAGATATGGAGATTCCCTTCTCACAACTTCACTCTCTCCGTCGTCTGGTCTCCTTTCCTTTTGAAAGCCGACGTCTTCGAGAACTCCCAAGGCGTTTCCTTCTCCGACATTCAGCTCCATCTCGACACCCTCGACCCCAAGTGGACCCATCAGTACGTCAACTTCGACTACGTTGTCATCTCCGGTGGCAAATGGTTCCTCAAAACATCCATCTTCCACGAGAACCACACCGTTACCGGGTGCCATTACTGCCAAGGCAAGAACAACCTCACCGAGCTCGGTTACGAATACTCCTACCGTAAAGCTCTTCGCTTGGTTCTCGACTTCGTCGCTGATCCTAACCGTAAAGCTCAGGTTCTGCTCAGAACGACAACGCCTGATCATTTCGAGAACGGAGAGTGGAACACTGGCGGGTTCTGTAACAGAACGATGCCGTTTAAGGAAAGCGAAGGAGAGATGAAGAGCGAGGATGAGTTGATGCGTGATATCGAGCTTGAGGAGTTCCGTAAGACtcgagaagaagaagccaacatTGCGTTACTCGACACTACTTCAATGTCGCTTCTCCGACCAGATGGACATCCCGGACCGTACCGGTATCCAAATCCGTTCTCTGGGATGAAGATCAAGGATCCGGTTCGTGTTCAGAACGATTGTCTTCACTGGTGCTTGCCCGGTCCGATTGATTCGTGGAATGATCTTATGGTGGAGGTCATGCTTAACCGGGAGATTGAAAACAAGAATTAG
- the LOC106401729 gene encoding protein trichome birefringence-like 25 isoform X2, producing MKIEGNPFGSSHQRNQIFLKFVAFFLLVGLTYRLIITDSTDSPIAQVRTSPDPPGLTASVAQAPAPVYSPVNITTAASENASTKCDIFNGNWVPDPSGPVYTNTSCRHIQEHQNCLKNGRPDSNYLLWRWKPRDCDLPRFDPEHFLDRMRNKWWAFIGDSISRNHVQSLLCILSQVEEVEEIYHDEEYRSKIWRFPSHNFTLSVVWSPFLLKADVFENSQGVSFSDIQLHLDTLDPKWTHQYVNFDYVVISGGKWFLKTSIFHENHTVTGCHYCQGKNNLTELGYEYSYRKALRLVLDFVADPNRKAQVLLRTTTPDHFENGEWNTGGFCNRTMPFKESEGEMKSEDELMRDIELEEFRKTREEEANIALLDTTSMSLLRPDGHPGPYRYPNPFSGMKIKDPVRVQNDCLHWCLPGPIDSWNDLMVEVMLNREIENKN from the exons ATGAAGATCGAAGGAAACCCATTTGGTTCCTCTCACCAACGCAATCAGATTTTCCTCAAATTCGTCGCCTTCTTCCTCCTCGTCGGTCTCACTTACCGTCTCATCATCACCGATTCCACCGACTCTCCGATTGCACAAGTAAGAACCTCGCCGGATCCTCCCGGTCTCACTGCCTCAGTTGCTCAAGCTCCAGCCCCCGTTTATTCCCCAGTAAACATCACCACCGCTGCTTCAGAAAACG CTTCCACAAAGTGTGACATCTTTAACGGGAACTGGGTACCAGACCCATCTGGTCCTGTCTACACCAATACCTCTTGTCGGCACATCCAAGAACACCAGAACTGCTTGAAAAACGGACGCCCAGATTCGAATTACCTTCTCTGGAGATGGAAGCCTCGCGACTGCGATCTCCCCAGGTTCGATCCAGAGCACTTTCTCGACAGAATGAGGAACAAGTGGTGGGCTTTCATCGGCGACTCAATCTCCCGTAACCACGTCCAATCCCTCCTCTGCATCCTCTCTCAG GTAGAAGAGGTAGAAGAGATCTACCACGACGAGGAGTACAGATCAAAGATATGGAGATTCCCTTCTCACAACTTCACTCTCTCCGTCGTCTGGTCTCCTTTCCTTTTGAAAGCCGACGTCTTCGAGAACTCCCAAGGCGTTTCCTTCTCCGACATTCAGCTCCATCTCGACACCCTCGACCCCAAGTGGACCCATCAGTACGTCAACTTCGACTACGTTGTCATCTCCGGTGGCAAATGGTTCCTCAAAACATCCATCTTCCACGAGAACCACACCGTTACCGGGTGCCATTACTGCCAAGGCAAGAACAACCTCACCGAGCTCGGTTACGAATACTCCTACCGTAAAGCTCTTCGCTTGGTTCTCGACTTCGTCGCTGATCCTAACCGTAAAGCTCAGGTTCTGCTCAGAACGACAACGCCTGATCATTTCGAGAACGGAGAGTGGAACACTGGCGGGTTCTGTAACAGAACGATGCCGTTTAAGGAAAGCGAAGGAGAGATGAAGAGCGAGGATGAGTTGATGCGTGATATCGAGCTTGAGGAGTTCCGTAAGACtcgagaagaagaagccaacatTGCGTTACTCGACACTACTTCAATGTCGCTTCTCCGACCAGATGGACATCCCGGACCGTACCGGTATCCAAATCCGTTCTCTGGGATGAAGATCAAGGATCCGGTTCGTGTTCAGAACGATTGTCTTCACTGGTGCTTGCCCGGTCCGATTGATTCGTGGAATGATCTTATGGTGGAGGTCATGCTTAACCGGGAGATTGAAAACAAGAATTAG
- the LOC106397636 gene encoding UDP-glycosyltransferase 72B3, whose protein sequence is MAYANTPHIAIIPSPGLGHLIPLLEFAKRLVDHHRFTVTFIFPGQSSQSSAQISILNSLPSSIASVFLPPVDLSDLPSTAGIETRISLTVTRSNPALGELFGSLSAEKRLPAVLVVDLFGTDAFDVAVEFHVSPYIFYPSNANVLSFLFHLPRLDETLSCEFKDLAEPIRIPGCVPITGKDLSDPCQDQSDDAYKWLLHNAKRFKEAEGILLNSFVDLEPDAIKALQEPAPDKPPVYPIGPLVNTGSSCAKDEYECLNWLDDQPLGSVLYVSFGSGGTLTCEQLNELAFGLAESGKRFIWVIRSPSGIANSSFFNSHSHTDPLTFLPPGFLDRTKGKGLVVPSWAPQVQILAHPSTGGFLTHCGWNSTLESIVNGVPLIAWPLYAEQKTNALLLVEDVGVALRAKNSEDMIVRKEQVVRVVNRLMEGEEGKAIRNKMKELKEGAGRVLREDGLSTKALTEVSLKWKSHQPDLEQDTTHNICST, encoded by the coding sequence ATGGCATATGCAAACACTCCGCATATCGCAATCATACCAAGTCCCGGTCTGGGTCACCTCATCCCGCTTCTCGAGTTCGCAAAGCGGCTCGTCGACCACCACCGCTTCACCGTCACATTCATCTTCCCCGGTCAATCATCACAGTCTAGTGCCCAAATATCCATTCTCAACTCTCTCCCTTCCTCCATAGCCTCCGTGTTCCTCCCTCCCGTAGACCTTTCCGACCTTCCCTCGACGGCGGGAATCGAAACTCGGATCTCACTCACCGTGACTCGTTCTAACCCGGCGCTCGGGGAGCTTTTCGGCTCGTTATCGGCGGAGAAACGTCTCCCGGCGGTCCTCGTCGTCGATCTATTTGGCACGGATGCGTTCGACGTGGCCGTTGAGTTCCACGTGTCACCATACATATTCTACCCATCAAATGCCAACGTCTTGTCGTTTTTGTTTCACTTGCCGAGACTAGACGAAACGCTGTCGTGTGAGTTCAAGGACTTGGCGGAACCGATTAGGATTCCCGGTTGTGTTCCGATAACCGGTAAGGATCTCTCGGATCCGTGTCAAGACCAAAGCGATGACGCATACAAATGGCTTCTCCACAACGCCAAGAGGTTCAAAGAGGCTGAGGGGATCCTGCTTAATTCCTTCGTCGACTTGGAGCCAGACGCTATTAAGGCTTTACAAGAACCGGCTCCTGATAAACCACCGGTTTACCCGATTGGACCATTGGTCAACACGGGTTCTTCTTGTGCCAAGGATGAGTATGAGTGTCTAAACTGGCTGGACGACCAACCACTCGGTTCGGTTCTATACGTTTCATTTGGAAGTGGCGGAACACTCACGTGTGAGCAGCTTAATGAGCTCGCTTTCGGTCTAGCGGAGAGCGGGAAACGGTTTATTTGGGTCATACGAAGTCCGAGCGGGATAGCTAATTCTTCGTTCTTCAACTCACACAGCCATACCGACCCGTTGACCTTCTTGCCACCAGGGTTCTTGGACCGAACCAAAGGAAAAGGCCTAGTGGTCCCGTCATGGGCACCACAGGTTCAAATCTTGGCCCATCCATCCACCGGGGGATTTCTAACACATTGTGGATGGAACtcgactcttgaaagcattgtgAATGGTGTACCGCTAATAGCGTGGCCTTTATACGCAGAGCAAAAGACGAATGCATTGCTACTTGTGGAGGATGTTGGGGTGGCTCTAAGAGCGAAAAACAGTGAAGATATGATTGTAAGAAAGGAACAAGTGGTGAGAGTGGTTAACAGGTtgatggaaggagaagaagggaAGGCTATAAGGAATAAAATGAAAGAGTTGAAAGAAGGAGCTGGAAGAGTCTTGAGAGAAGATGGGCTCTCTACGAAGGCACTCACTGAAGTTTCCTTAAAGTGGAAATCTCACCAGCCAGATTTGGAACAAGACACGACCCACAATATATGTAGTACTTAA
- the LOC106398059 gene encoding putative pumilio homolog 22 — MENDGNLLPPLLGMYVRSVMTSSEKVEVEEFLFIINSCHELPKFASLLTSDLDLFIKIIRDDLGMNRFRRIFGISDDVNTIFFYPIMMKFTEIMTHESGYDFASHVLSVCNIHHKKLFCSITFRHALVLARDDKGCIILKKVITIADDFYKDEFLDLITDKVYKLSMDDLGISLIEHVLKLDFTRKTTENDMRLHVLMAEFDENLSTSSYDHLHKLVEKLTSDPDLFVKFVKTRRGTLMFHIILGKSEETDTVVWAAIKQRFTDITTDFQGGFILLRTMYVFKKRGNLKVYDKILRQIGLHALYLTKDIDMGNTVIQHVLNLFNYECTTLIAIGLHYHYIELSFLKHGSQVVEKLLGGDDKTVLFSLLFIVIEILKCDKDTLVRLAKDEYGNGVLRKTLEIAKLHRNDLFGDLVEKLKPFLDRLRGSSLGNNIAAIIDPAIETVKNQIVSEGNA; from the coding sequence ATGGAAAACGATGGCAACCTTTTGCCACCCCTACTTGGCATGTACGTGCGAAGTGTGATGACTAGTTCCGAGAAAGTTGAGGTGGAGGAGTTTCTTTTCATTATAAATAGTTGTCATGAGCTCCCTAAGTTTGCGAGTCTGTTAACATCAGATTTAGatcttttcatcaaaattatcaGAGACGACTTAGGCATGAATCGCTTCAGAAGAATCTTCGGGATATCAGATGATGTcaatacaatttttttctaCCCAATCATGATGAAGTTCACTGAGATTATGACTCACGAAAGCGGCTATGATTTTGCGTCACACGTTCTAAGTGTTTGCAACATACATCACAAGAAACTATTTTGTTCTATCACATTCCGTCATGCGTTGGTCTTAGCGCGTGATGACAAGGGTTGCATCATACTTAAGAAAGTCATAACAATAGCCGATGATTTCTACAAAGATGAATTTCTTGACCTAATTACAGATAAAGTTTACAAGCTGAGCATGGACGATTTAGGAATCTCCCTTATCGAACATGTGCttaaactcgattttacacGCAAAACCACAGAAAACGACATGCGGTTGCACGTGTTAATGGCTGAGTTTGATGAGAATCTCTCAACATCATCTTATGATCACCTCCACAAGCTTGTCGAGAAGCTAACGTCAGACCCTGATCTATTTGTCAAGTTCGTCAAGACAAGACGAGGCACGCTCATGTTTCACATAATCCTAGGAAAATCTGAAGAAACCGACACAGTTGTTTGGGCAGCAATCAAGCAAAGGTTCACCGATATTACAACCGATTTTCAAGGTGGTTTCATCCTATTACGAACCATGTACGTTTTCAAGAAAAGAGGAAATTTGAAAGTGTATGATAAAATCCTACGCCAAATAGGACTCCACGCTCTCTACCTAACCAAAGATATTGATATGGGAAACACCGTGATACAACACGTGCTTAATCTCTTCAACTACGAGTGTACGACATTGATCGCGATTGGGCTTCATTACCACTACATTGAGCTTTCGTTTCTGAAACATGGAAGCCAAGTTGTGGAGAAGCTTCTCGGTGGCGACGACAAGACGGTGTTGTTTTCTCTGCTTTTTATCGTCATAGAGATTCTTAAGTGTGACAAAGATACGTTGGTGAGATTGGCGAAGGACGAATACGGGAATGGAGTCTTGAGGAAGACTTTGGAAATTGCAAAACTTCATAGGAATGATTTGTTTGGCGATCTTGTTGAGAAGTTGAAGCCGTTTCTTGATAGGTTGCGTGGGTCGTCTCTCGGAAATAACATTGCAGCTATCATCGACCCAGCGATAGAAACAGTTAAGAATCAGATTGTTTCAGAGGGAAATGCTTAA
- the LOC106397289 gene encoding abscisic acid receptor PYL9, translated as MDGGTEMYGGLETMQYVRRHHQHSCREDQCTSALVKHIKAPLHLVWSVVRRFDEPQKYKPFVSRCTVIGDPEIGSLREVNVKSGLPATTSTERLELLDEDEHILGIKIIGGDHRLKNYSSIVTVHPEIIEGRPGTMVIESFVVDVPQGNTKDETCYFVEALIRCNLKSLAHVSERLASQDNITSFST; from the exons ATGGACGGAGGCACGGAGATGTACGGTGGACTTGAGACGATGCAGTACGTAAGGAGACATCATCAACATAGCTGCAGAGAAGACCAGTGTACTTCTGCTCTTGTCAAACACATCAAAGCTCCTCTTCATCTC GTGTGGTCAGTGGTGAGGAGATTTGATGAGCCGCAGAAATACAAACCATTTGTGAGCAGATGCACAGTGATCGGCGATCCTGAAATAGGCAGCCTCAGAGAAGTTAATGTCAAATCTGGCCTCCCTGCAACTACAAGTACCGAGAGACTGGAGCTTCTCGATGAGGATGAACACATTCTCGGTATCAAAATCATTGGTGGTGACCATAGACTTAAG AATTACTCTTCGATTGTGACAGTTCATCCAGAGATAATTGAAGGAAGACCAGGAACAATGGTGATTGAATCGTTTGTAGTTGATGTTCCTCAAGGAAACACAAAGGATGAGACCTGCTACTTTGTGGAAGCACTCATAAGATGTAATCTGAAATCACTGGCACATGTTTCTGAAAGATTGGCTTCTCAGGATAATATCACTAGCTTCTCAACATAA